A window from Meiothermus sp. Pnk-1 encodes these proteins:
- the cas2 gene encoding CRISPR-associated endonuclease Cas2 produces MRELYLVIAYDTPDDRRRAQLAKLLKGFGERRQYSVFEARLTREQWAHLKGRLEVLVDKKEDILAVYFLPPEAVGRTWRIGHQGLKRLEEPDFV; encoded by the coding sequence ATGAGAGAGCTTTACCTGGTCATCGCCTACGACACCCCGGACGACCGCCGCCGGGCCCAACTCGCCAAGCTGCTCAAGGGCTTTGGCGAAAGGCGGCAGTACTCGGTCTTCGAGGCCCGGCTCACCCGCGAGCAGTGGGCCCACCTCAAGGGCAGGCTCGAGGTCTTGGTGGACAAGAAAGAGGACATTCTCGCGGTCTACTTCCTTCCCCCCGAGGCCGTAGGTAGAACCTGGCGCATCGGCCACCAGGGGTTGAAGCGCCTCGAGGAGCCCGACTTCGTCTAG
- a CDS encoding iron ABC transporter permease, with the protein MTRLHLPPTSRYRRALLALALALPAALLLAAGIGAYFIPPLEIPRILWEKADQAYAVLVSIRLPRVVLAAAVGALLALAGAVLQGLFRNPLADPGLIGVTSGAGLGAALFIILLPGAGALQAFALPLMAFVGGLLTTLLVWRLASSEGRVQVLTLLLAGIALNAAAGALIGLLISRATDEQLRSLTFWTLGGYGGATWPTLLAMVPTGLVALGGLLRLARPLNALVLGEREAFHLGVNLEPFKRRAVALSALAVGTAVAAAGGVGFIGLVAPHLFRLLAGPDHRYLLPGAALLGASLSLLADLVARTAVAPAELPVGVVTSLLGAPFFIWLLLRHKREVAR; encoded by the coding sequence GTGACCCGCCTGCACCTGCCCCCCACCTCGCGCTATCGCCGGGCGCTGCTGGCCTTGGCGCTGGCCCTGCCGGCGGCGCTGCTGCTGGCGGCGGGAATCGGGGCCTACTTCATCCCGCCCCTGGAGATTCCCCGCATCCTCTGGGAGAAGGCCGACCAGGCCTATGCGGTGCTGGTCTCGATCCGCCTGCCCCGGGTGGTGCTGGCCGCGGCGGTGGGGGCCCTGCTGGCCCTTGCAGGGGCGGTGCTGCAGGGCCTCTTCCGCAACCCCCTGGCCGACCCGGGGCTCATCGGGGTGACCTCGGGGGCCGGGCTGGGGGCGGCCCTTTTCATCATCCTGCTGCCGGGGGCAGGGGCCTTGCAGGCCTTTGCCCTGCCCCTCATGGCCTTCGTGGGGGGGCTTCTCACCACCCTTTTGGTCTGGCGGCTGGCCAGCAGCGAGGGGCGGGTGCAGGTCCTGACCCTGCTGCTGGCCGGCATCGCCCTCAACGCGGCGGCGGGGGCTTTGATCGGCCTTCTGATCAGCCGGGCTACCGACGAGCAGCTCAGAAGCCTCACCTTCTGGACCCTGGGGGGCTACGGCGGGGCCACCTGGCCGACCCTGCTGGCCATGGTCCCTACCGGGCTGGTAGCGCTTGGGGGCCTGTTGCGCCTGGCCCGGCCCTTGAACGCCCTGGTGCTGGGGGAGCGGGAGGCCTTCCATTTGGGGGTGAACCTCGAGCCCTTCAAGCGCCGGGCGGTGGCCCTCTCGGCCCTGGCGGTGGGCACCGCGGTGGCCGCGGCGGGCGGGGTGGGCTTCATCGGGCTGGTGGCCCCGCACCTCTTCCGGCTCTTGGCCGGCCCCGATCATCGCTACCTGCTGCCTGGGGCGGCCCTGCTGGGGGCCTCGCTGAGCCTGCTGGCCGACCTGGTGGCCCGCACCGCGGTGGCCCCGGCGGAGCTGCCGGTGGGGGTGGTGACGAGCCTCCTGGGGGCCCCCTTCTTCATCTGGCTGCTCCTGCGCCACAAGCGGGAGGTGGCCCGGTGA
- a CDS encoding flavodoxin yields MFTLGIFYGSTYGNTYDAACEIADELKKYFTGEVWLHDVADQGLKRLEECDALLLGCSTWNLGDLQDDWARCIGQLEAAPLQGKKVALFGAGDQYGYPDSFQDALAILAEKVRRAGGELVGFTSTEGYFFSQSLAVEEGRFVGLALDYDNQPELSSVRIRAWVEQIAEEMALPGCAEREVLG; encoded by the coding sequence ATGTTCACGCTGGGCATCTTCTACGGTTCCACCTACGGCAACACCTACGACGCCGCCTGCGAGATCGCCGATGAACTCAAAAAGTACTTTACCGGGGAAGTATGGCTTCACGACGTCGCCGATCAGGGCTTAAAGCGCCTGGAAGAGTGCGATGCCCTCTTGCTGGGCTGCTCGACCTGGAACCTCGGGGACCTGCAGGACGACTGGGCGCGCTGCATCGGCCAGCTCGAGGCGGCCCCGCTGCAGGGCAAAAAGGTCGCCCTCTTCGGCGCAGGGGACCAGTACGGCTACCCCGACAGCTTCCAGGACGCTTTGGCCATCCTGGCGGAGAAGGTGCGCCGGGCAGGGGGGGAGTTGGTGGGCTTTACCTCTACCGAAGGGTACTTTTTCAGCCAGAGCCTGGCGGTGGAGGAGGGACGGTTTGTGGGGTTGGCCCTGGACTACGACAACCAGCCCGAGCTTTCCAGCGTGCGTATACGGGCCTGGGTCGAGCAAATCGCAGAGGAAATGGCTTTGCCGGGCTGTGCTGAGCGGGAGGTATTGGGATGA
- a CDS encoding heme ABC transporter ATP-binding protein, which translates to MLLAEGLGYRVGGRTLLQGVSFALEAGEVLAVLGPNGAGKTTLLRLLSGEEPPSEGRVELAGRPLRGYSALELALARAVLTQRRELSFPYSAYEVAFLGRLPHLERRPEAPLDHAQTERALAETQALSLAPRLYPTLSGGEQSRVDLARVLAQEPRLLLLDEPTNHLDPKHQVEVMALCRRLAEGGLGVAVVLHDLNLASLFADRILLLHQGRMVALGHPAEVLHPERLEAVYGLPFALAQHPSGRPWVMPLAQSPAERGFALQSGPFPHLDKAKGVSNP; encoded by the coding sequence CTGCTGCTGGCCGAAGGGCTGGGGTACCGGGTGGGGGGGCGCACCCTGTTGCAGGGGGTGAGCTTCGCCCTGGAGGCCGGGGAGGTGCTGGCGGTGCTGGGCCCCAACGGGGCCGGCAAGACCACCCTGCTGCGCCTGCTGTCGGGCGAGGAGCCGCCCAGCGAGGGGCGGGTGGAGCTGGCGGGGCGGCCTTTGCGGGGGTATAGCGCCCTCGAGCTGGCCCTTGCCCGCGCGGTGCTGACCCAGCGGCGGGAGCTGAGCTTTCCCTATAGCGCCTACGAGGTGGCCTTTCTGGGCCGGCTGCCCCACCTCGAGCGCCGGCCCGAGGCGCCGCTGGACCACGCCCAGACCGAGCGGGCCCTGGCCGAGACGCAAGCCCTTTCCCTCGCCCCCCGGCTCTACCCTACCCTCTCCGGCGGCGAGCAAAGCCGGGTGGACCTGGCCCGGGTGCTGGCCCAGGAACCCCGCCTCCTGCTGCTGGATGAGCCCACCAACCACCTCGACCCCAAGCACCAGGTGGAGGTCATGGCGCTGTGCCGCCGCCTGGCCGAGGGCGGCCTGGGGGTGGCGGTGGTGTTGCACGACCTGAACCTAGCGAGCCTTTTTGCGGATCGAATTCTGCTCTTGCACCAGGGGCGGATGGTGGCCCTGGGCCACCCCGCCGAGGTGCTGCACCCGGAGCGGCTCGAGGCGGTCTACGGCCTGCCCTTCGCCTTAGCCCAGCACCCCAGCGGCCGCCCCTGGGTGATGCCGCTGGCCCAATCCCCGGCCGAGCGAGGTTTTGCCCTGCAATCCGGCCCCTTTCCACACCTGGACAAAGCAAAGGGGGTGTCGAACCCATGA
- a CDS encoding antibiotic biosynthesis monooxygenase, with protein sequence MFVTMNRIPVHPEHAERFEENFRQRARLVDRMPGFIRNLVLRPANPAEEPYVVMTFWESEAHFQHWVNSPEFKEGHARSGSLPREAFRGQSRLETFSVVTDSAEAREERA encoded by the coding sequence ATGTTCGTGACCATGAACCGCATTCCGGTCCACCCGGAGCACGCCGAGCGCTTCGAGGAGAATTTCCGCCAGCGGGCCCGGCTCGTAGACCGCATGCCGGGCTTCATCCGCAACCTGGTGCTGCGCCCGGCCAACCCCGCCGAGGAGCCCTACGTGGTGATGACCTTCTGGGAGAGCGAGGCCCACTTCCAGCACTGGGTGAACAGCCCCGAGTTCAAGGAGGGCCACGCCCGAAGCGGTAGCCTGCCGCGCGAGGCCTTCCGCGGGCAAAGCCGCCTGGAGACCTTCTCGGTGGTCACCGACTCCGCCGAGGCCAGGGAGGAGCGGGCATGA
- a CDS encoding hemin ABC transporter substrate-binding protein — MKRLLWAASVALGLGLAQPFTVKDARGQTVTVRSIERIVSLNGVTTEILFALGVGDRVVGRDTSSYYPAAANKLPTVGYQFQLNAEGILALKPTLVLGREDAKPPQVFDQLAAAGVTVVRVPDKPTLEGAKEKIRTIAAAVGQVERGEALVRALERDLLVLRSKQRQATVKKTLKGLFLYLRGTQVTYVCGEGSNPVGMMELAGIANAAKGIKDCQQMTAEAVVAAQPDLIVVFTKGLESIGGLEGLRKLPGVMQTPAGQAGRVVAIDDLYLGGFGPRAGRAALELFIGAYERQGLYIAGEPAQP; from the coding sequence ATGAAGAGGCTGCTTTGGGCCGCTTCTGTGGCCCTGGGGCTCGGCCTGGCCCAGCCCTTCACCGTCAAGGACGCCCGGGGCCAGACCGTCACGGTGCGCTCCATCGAGCGCATCGTGAGCCTGAACGGGGTGACCACCGAGATCCTCTTCGCCTTGGGGGTGGGCGACAGGGTGGTGGGGCGCGATACCAGCAGCTACTACCCGGCGGCGGCGAACAAGCTGCCCACCGTGGGCTACCAGTTCCAGCTCAACGCCGAGGGCATCCTGGCCCTGAAGCCCACCCTGGTGCTGGGGCGGGAGGACGCCAAGCCACCCCAGGTCTTCGACCAGCTGGCCGCGGCCGGGGTGACGGTGGTGCGGGTGCCGGATAAGCCCACCCTGGAAGGGGCCAAGGAGAAGATCCGCACCATCGCCGCGGCGGTGGGGCAGGTGGAGCGGGGGGAGGCTTTGGTGCGGGCGTTGGAGCGCGACCTTCTGGTGCTGCGCTCCAAGCAGCGCCAGGCCACCGTGAAGAAGACCCTAAAGGGCCTCTTCCTCTACCTGCGGGGCACCCAGGTGACCTACGTGTGCGGGGAGGGCTCCAACCCGGTAGGGATGATGGAGCTGGCGGGGATCGCCAACGCCGCCAAGGGCATCAAGGATTGCCAGCAGATGACCGCCGAGGCGGTGGTGGCGGCCCAGCCCGACCTGATCGTGGTCTTCACCAAGGGGCTCGAGAGCATCGGGGGGCTGGAGGGCCTGCGCAAGCTCCCCGGGGTGATGCAGACCCCCGCCGGGCAGGCCGGGCGGGTGGTGGCCATCGACGACCTCTACCTGGGGGGTTTCGGCCCCCGGGCCGGGCGGGCGGCGCTCGAGCTCTTCATTGGGGCCTACGAGCGCCAAGGGCTCTACATCGCGGGGGAGCCGGCCCAGCCGTGA